The Miscanthus floridulus cultivar M001 chromosome 6, ASM1932011v1, whole genome shotgun sequence genomic interval ATAAACTCTGCCTGAAACCAATAAACGAACAGGCCGAGTGTGGGGAATTATGGCATATGTACATGAATTTAACTATTTAAGGCACACCCGAATTCAGGATTAGAACTTCGTTATGACATGATTCCACCCTCTGCCCCAACCAACCTTAGCTTGGTCCACCTAGATCAAGCCCCAACTACTTAGACTGCCCCCACCAAATCGACCTGAAGCACTTGATTCTCACGACCACAAATATGGAATGTGCCAACGGCGTTGCTACACATGAATTTCAGCATTTCAAATTTTGTTATCTTTGACAAACAATTAGTCTAATCATTGTTGCAAAAGTGTCTACATTGAATCTATATTTAGAAATACTACCTCCGTTCCATAATATAAAACGACTTCTAGagttgttctaagtcaaactattttaagttttactaaatttatagaaaagagcatCAATATTTATAGCACCAAATTAATGTCACTAGATACTTCatgaaatattttttttggaTGGATGGTACTCTTTTTCTATAAAGTTGGTCAACTTTAGCTTTAACTTTGTGTggttctagaaattgatttatcgATTTATTTTAGGATGGATGGAGTATTTTCTTATGATCAAAGTTTTATTGCTTCACATGATATAATTTAAAAGAAATTGACAGTCAAAGTATAGGTAATATTAAAGACTGCACGAATCAAACCGTATCTCATATCTTGGTACGGAGTGAGAGTAGATGTACACGACACGGCAACATGTAAATTCATGCCACTTAGATTGACAGTTAACAAAACATGCTGCGAAGTGCGAACCAACAGGAACCGTATTACCACAATCATCAATATTTaaaagatttttaaataggctatttaaACCGTAGCAGCACATATCGACAGTATAGCGGCGACGAAGTCTTGGATACCCTTTTCCAAGGACCCGCCGGTGGACAGCGCCGCGGTCGCCTCGGCCTTCCATTTCGCGGACCTTGCCCGCACTGCCACTGCCTCCGGCCCGCCCATCACCTTCTCGATGCAGCGGCGCAGGGCGTCACGCGTCATCGGCTTCGGGAGCCGGACTCCAACGCCGTACACGTCCGCCAAGAACTTGGCGTTGGTAGGCTGGTCGGCCCAGGCCGGGTACGTGACGACTGGCACGCCGGACGCGAGCGCCTCCACGGTGGAGTTCCACCCGCAGTGCGTCACGAAGCAGCCGACGGCGCCGTGCGAGAGCACGCGCGCCTGATCGCACCACGCCACCACCTTGCCCCTGCTGTCGCTGCCGGTCGCCGCGGCGAGGCAGTGGTCGCCGTCGGGGAGGAGCTCCCGGTTGTCGTCGCGCACCACCAGCAGGAACGGCCGCCCCGTGGCCGCCAGGCCCTCCGCCAGCTCGCTCATCTCGTCGCGGCTGATCTGCAGGAGGCTCCCGAACGCCACGAACACCACTGACCGCGGCGGCTGCGCGTCGAGCCATGCCAcacagtcgtcgtcgtcgtcatcttgGCCACTACCGTGGTTCTCTGTCCCGCTGCAGAGCGGACCGACTGGTATGACAGGCAGATGCGGACGGAGTGCCTCGATGGTCGGGCGCTCGAGCTTGTCGAAGGTGTTGACGAGGACCCACGTCACCGTCTCGCGGAGGCTGCGGATGTCCGCGATGAGCACTTGGCGCCAGAGGAACTCCTCGGGAGCGTGGATCAGGGCGGGCAGATCGCCGGCGGCCAGCGGTGGCAGCCCGGGGACGGCGACCGTCGCGCCTGGTCCGGCTTCGCGCGACGGGAAGTCCGCGAGCGAGTGGAGGTAGTGGTAGAACAGTGAGAGGACGGCGCAGGACTCCGTCCAGAGCATGGCGTGCGGGACGCCCATGCCGCTGGCGACGCGGGTCGCCCACGGGGCGAACGCGTTGGCCACGACGCACGACACCGGCCGGCCGGCTTCGGACTGCCGCCGGATAAGCTCCGCGAGGACCGGCGGCGCGGCTTGCTCGATGTGGCGTATCACGCCGGTCGGGTCGTGGTACCGGGGGTCGTCCGGGGCCCACAAGTCGCCGCCCTTCAGGTGCTCGAACCGGATCGTGCCGCGCCCGACGTCGATGGTCGCGCCGTCACCGTGCCCAAACTTGAGGCCGGCATGGGGGGCGGTGGTAAACGTGACGAGAAGGCCTCTGGAGGCGAGGTGCCGGCCCAGAACAAGGAGAGGGTTGACATGGCCTTGCAGAGGAGCGGAGACCAGGAGCACGTGGGGCATCGGAGACGACGACATGGTGAGTTTGCTGCTTGCTGGCTCCTCTGAACTTTGGAGGCTCTGTATATATCAAGCAACTGTTACTCTGAGTGACTGTTCTGGATCCATTAACATTAAAAATTAGCAGCTAAAATTAGTACTAATAAATCCAAACAGACCTACTAATAACCTGTTAATTATTAGCCAGAGGGTTACTAATTATTAGATAGTGTTTGGTTGGTTCAACAGTAACGTGAATGTAAACGAAATTAGTTCAATTGCATTTCACGCCGGTAAAGTCTGCAACTTTAAATCGTTTGCGTTTGCATTATTGTCGCTAGAACCAAGTTAGTTCCATTAGCATGTTTGTAGATGCTAATAGGTGTTAATAGTTTATATACACCTTCAATTCGCTACTCAATCACCTATTAGCAGCTATTAGTAGTGGATCTAAGCAGTCCCCTACTAAAAATTAGTTGCTAATGAATCCAAACACGCCTAAGTTTCCAGTTAACCCCGGCGGATGACATAGCAACTGGCTATGTTAATCTAATCATTAATTATGTTATTACTACATACATAACGTGAGCTGCATGCATATTGTATATGGTAGATGACGATTGGTGTATCAATGTTCAACGCTCGAGTTATCAGAAATGTTATTATAGATGGTCGAGAAATACCGGGTCGTCACAAAAAGAAAACTGTACCATATCAAACCTCGTTGATGGCTACATACATTTGAAAAGAATTTCAACGAGGAACCGAAAACACAGATGAAAGTCAAGCTTTGTGAACGAATGAATCCATAATATACAACAGCTTGCCACCGCTGGCGATATCTATTAGCGggccctgttcggcaggactgaaaaatactgttccagctgattgttgtgagagaaaaatactattctggcagGACGTAAATAGTGATTTCGTGAGGAGGAGAACCAGCCAGCCAGCTGGCTTAAGGCCAGCCGAACGGGCTCCTAAGCATCAACTGGCTCAGTCCACTAGCTCATCAACCGGGATGACAGCTGCCGCCGCAGCCCCTCTTCG includes:
- the LOC136460313 gene encoding gallate 1-beta-glucosyltransferase-like; amino-acid sequence: MSSSPMPHVLLVSAPLQGHVNPLLVLGRHLASRGLLVTFTTAPHAGLKFGHGDGATIDVGRGTIRFEHLKGGDLWAPDDPRYHDPTGVIRHIEQAAPPVLAELIRRQSEAGRPVSCVVANAFAPWATRVASGMGVPHAMLWTESCAVLSLFYHYLHSLADFPSREAGPGATVAVPGLPPLAAGDLPALIHAPEEFLWRQVLIADIRSLRETVTWVLVNTFDKLERPTIEALRPHLPVIPVGPLCSGTENHGSGQDDDDDDCVAWLDAQPPRSVVFVAFGSLLQISRDEMSELAEGLAATGRPFLLVVRDDNRELLPDGDHCLAAATGSDSRGKVVAWCDQARVLSHGAVGCFVTHCGWNSTVEALASGVPVVTYPAWADQPTNAKFLADVYGVGVRLPKPMTRDALRRCIEKVMGGPEAVAVRARSAKWKAEATAALSTGGSLEKGIQDFVAAILSICAATV